A part of Falco cherrug isolate bFalChe1 chromosome 16, bFalChe1.pri, whole genome shotgun sequence genomic DNA contains:
- the LOC129737462 gene encoding epoxide hydrolase 1-like, with translation MWQEMLPNAWDGILSRIRSFECSQRNAVLVPVAALSVGGMLVYWLRSRHKIKTIEMGNGWWGSDERPLKGKEDESICPFKIETSDKELEDLHRRLEQARYTPQLEGAAFRYGFNSIYLQKVVAFWRNQFDWRKQVEILNKYPHFRTTTEGIDIHFIHVKPSYVPHGRAVQPLLMVHGWPGSFYEFYKTIALLTEPAEHGLNEGDMVFEVICPSIPGYGFSEAPHQKGFDSKATARKFHKLMNRLGSKEYYLQGEDWGSLITTNMAQMLPQ, from the exons ATGTGGCAGGAGATGCTTCCAAACGCCTG GGATGGCATCTTGTCCCGGATCAG GTCATTTGAATGTTCTCAGAGGAATGCAGTCCTGGTCCCTGTGGCCGCTCTGAGCGTTGGAGGGATGCTGGTTTACTGGCTGAGGTCTAGACACAAGATCAAGACTATTGAAATGGGCAATGGATGGTGGGGCTCAGATGAAAGACCtctaaaagggaaagaagatgaAAGTATCTGTCCCTTCAAGATTGAAACATCTGACAAAGAACTTGAG GACCTGCATCGCCGCCTGGAGCAGGCCCGCTACACACCGCAGCTGGAAGGGGCTGCCTTCCGCTACGGCTTCAACTCCATCTACCTGCAGAAGGTGGTGGCCTTCTGGAGGAACCAGTTTGACTGGCGCAAGCAAGTGGAAATCCTGAACAAATATCCCCATTTCCGAACCACCACTGAAG GGATTGATATCCATTTTATCCACGTGAAGCCCTCCTATGTCCCTCACGGTCGAGCTGTTCAACCTCTGCTGATGGTCCACGGCTGGCCTGGCTCCTTCTACGAGTTCTACAAGACTATCGCTCTACTCACAGAGCCAGCTGAGCATGGCCTGAATGAGGGTGACATGGTGTTTGAGGTCATCTGCCCATCCATCCCAGGATATGGCTTCTCTGAGGCACCACACCAGAAAG GCTTTGACAGCAAAGCAACTGCTCGGAAATTTCATAAGCTGATGAATAGATTGGGCTCCAAAGAATACTACCTACAGGGAGAAGACTGGGGATCTCTTATTACCACAAACATGGCCCAGATGCTGCCACAGTGA